A stretch of the Streptomyces venezuelae genome encodes the following:
- a CDS encoding Nif3-like dinuclear metal center hexameric protein: MPRLSEVISALDALWPPARAEQWDAVGTVCGDPDAEVSRVLFAVDPVQEIADEAVKLGADLLVTHHPLYLRGTTTVAAGTFKGRVVHTLIKNDIALHVAHTNADTADPGVSDALAGALDLRVTGPLVPDPADPTGRRGLGRICELDHPETLREFAARAAAWLPPTAQGIRAAGDPDALIRTVAVSGGSGDSLFEQARAAGVDAFLTADLRHHPVSEAREQSPLALVDAAHWATEWPWCEQAAAQLDAISERHGWGLRTHVSRTVTDPWTAHTPSVISPSIPGAPN, translated from the coding sequence GTGCCCCGTCTCTCTGAAGTCATCTCCGCGCTCGATGCCCTCTGGCCCCCCGCCCGGGCCGAGCAGTGGGACGCCGTCGGAACCGTCTGCGGTGACCCCGACGCCGAGGTTTCCCGCGTCCTGTTCGCCGTGGACCCGGTCCAGGAGATCGCCGACGAGGCGGTGAAGCTGGGCGCCGACCTCCTCGTCACCCACCACCCCCTCTATCTGCGCGGCACCACCACGGTCGCGGCCGGCACCTTCAAGGGCCGGGTCGTGCACACGCTGATCAAGAACGACATCGCGCTGCACGTGGCCCACACCAACGCCGACACCGCCGACCCCGGCGTCTCCGACGCCCTGGCCGGCGCCCTCGACCTGCGCGTCACCGGCCCCCTGGTCCCCGACCCGGCCGACCCGACGGGCCGCCGTGGCCTCGGCCGGATCTGCGAGCTGGACCACCCCGAGACCCTCCGCGAGTTCGCCGCCCGGGCCGCCGCCTGGCTGCCGCCGACCGCGCAGGGCATCCGGGCCGCCGGCGACCCGGACGCCCTGATCCGTACCGTCGCCGTCAGCGGAGGCTCCGGCGACAGCCTCTTCGAGCAGGCGCGCGCCGCCGGCGTGGACGCCTTCCTCACCGCCGACCTGCGCCACCACCCGGTGTCCGAGGCCCGCGAGCAGAGCCCGCTCGCCCTCGTCGACGCCGCCCACTGGGCCACCGAGTGGCCCTGGTGCGAACAGGCCGCCGCCCAGCTCGACGCGATCTCCGAGCGCCACGGCTGGGGTCTGCGGACCCATGTCTCGCGCACGGTCACCGACCCCTGGACGGCCCACACGCCGTCCGTCATCTCACCCTCTATCCCTGGAGCCCCCAACTGA
- a CDS encoding MaoC/PaaZ C-terminal domain-containing protein, with protein sequence MPIDAARALAAEPRLSDIGWDHKDIQLYHLGLGAGIPATDPDELRYTLESKLHVLPSFATVAGAGMAMLGGLGAPGIEVNLAAVLHGGHSIELHRPIPVKGSATSRSKVAAVYDKGKAAVIVLRSEVADEEGPLWTSDAQIFVRGEGGFGGERGPSERLEVPEREPDRVEDRRIREEQALLYRLSGDWNPLHADPEFAKLAGFDQPILHGLCSYGMTLKAVVDTVLDGDVSRVKAYRTRFAGIVFPGETLRIRMWQEPGRVQVSVTAVERDEAPVLADTVVEHA encoded by the coding sequence ATGCCGATCGATGCCGCCAGGGCCCTCGCCGCCGAACCTCGACTGAGTGACATCGGGTGGGACCACAAGGACATCCAGCTCTACCACCTCGGACTCGGCGCGGGCATCCCCGCCACCGACCCCGACGAGCTGCGCTACACGCTCGAATCCAAGCTCCACGTACTCCCCAGCTTCGCGACCGTGGCCGGCGCCGGGATGGCCATGCTCGGCGGCCTGGGCGCACCGGGCATCGAGGTCAACCTCGCCGCGGTGCTGCACGGCGGGCACTCCATCGAGCTGCACCGGCCGATCCCCGTCAAGGGCAGCGCCACCTCCCGCTCGAAGGTCGCGGCCGTCTACGACAAGGGCAAGGCCGCCGTCATCGTGCTGCGTTCCGAGGTCGCCGACGAGGAGGGCCCGTTGTGGACCTCCGACGCGCAGATCTTCGTACGCGGGGAGGGCGGCTTCGGCGGGGAGCGCGGGCCCTCGGAGCGGCTGGAGGTGCCGGAGCGGGAGCCCGACCGGGTGGAGGACCGCCGGATCCGGGAGGAGCAGGCGTTGCTGTACCGGCTCTCCGGGGATTGGAACCCGCTGCACGCCGACCCCGAGTTCGCCAAGCTGGCCGGCTTCGACCAGCCGATCCTGCACGGCCTGTGCTCGTACGGCATGACCCTCAAGGCCGTGGTGGACACCGTCCTGGACGGGGACGTGTCCCGGGTCAAGGCCTACCGCACCCGCTTCGCCGGGATCGTGTTCCCGGGCGAGACGTTGCGGATCCGGATGTGGCAGGAGCCCGGCCGGGTCCAGGTGTCGGTGACCGCGGTCGAACGGGACGAGGCGCCGGTCCTCGCGGACACCGTCGTCGAACACGCGTAA
- a CDS encoding 3-oxoacyl-ACP reductase, with protein sequence MALSALPALPLEGLSAVVTGAGRGLGRAEAVELARLGASVVVNDFGQPGRDGSGEASAAPAEEVAAEIRAAGGKAVAHLGDVADFDQARELIELAVSSFGKLDILVNNAGILRDRMVFSMSEEEWDSVIRVHLKGHFNTTHFASVHWRERSKAVGGPVYGRIVNTSSEAFLGGSAGQPNYAAAKGGIVGLTTSTALALAKYGVTANAICPRARTRMTEDVFAGFQVPEEGKLDPLAPEHVAPLVGYLASPASAKANGQLFVVHGGIVVVMERPRVAAKFDTSKEAFSFEELDEVLTPHYESRPAGETFAAAEVLALKHG encoded by the coding sequence ATGGCACTGTCAGCACTGCCAGCTCTGCCACTCGAAGGACTCTCCGCCGTCGTCACCGGCGCCGGCCGCGGGCTCGGCCGGGCCGAGGCGGTCGAGCTCGCCCGGCTCGGCGCGAGCGTGGTCGTCAACGACTTCGGACAGCCCGGGCGGGACGGCTCCGGGGAGGCCTCGGCCGCACCGGCCGAGGAGGTCGCCGCGGAGATCCGCGCTGCGGGCGGCAAGGCGGTGGCGCACCTCGGTGACGTGGCCGACTTCGACCAGGCCCGCGAGCTGATCGAGCTGGCGGTGAGCAGCTTCGGCAAGCTCGACATCCTCGTCAACAACGCGGGCATCCTGCGGGACCGGATGGTCTTCTCGATGTCCGAGGAGGAATGGGACTCGGTGATCCGGGTCCACCTCAAGGGGCATTTCAACACCACGCACTTTGCGTCCGTGCACTGGCGGGAGCGCTCCAAGGCGGTGGGTGGCCCGGTCTACGGCCGGATCGTCAACACCTCCTCGGAGGCCTTCCTGGGCGGGTCCGCCGGCCAGCCGAACTATGCGGCGGCCAAGGGCGGCATCGTGGGCCTCACCACCTCGACGGCGCTCGCGCTGGCGAAGTACGGGGTCACGGCCAACGCGATCTGCCCGCGGGCCCGCACCCGGATGACGGAGGACGTGTTCGCCGGCTTCCAGGTGCCGGAGGAGGGCAAGCTCGACCCGCTGGCCCCCGAGCACGTGGCCCCGCTGGTCGGCTACCTGGCGTCCCCGGCCTCGGCCAAGGCCAACGGGCAGCTGTTCGTCGTGCACGGCGGGATCGTGGTGGTCATGGAACGCCCCCGGGTGGCGGCCAAGTTCGACACCTCGAAGGAGGCGTTCTCCTTCGAGGAGCTGGACGAGGTGCTCACCCCGCACTACGAGTCCCGGCCCGCGGGCGAAACGTTCGCGGCGGCGGAGGTCCTGGCCCTCAAACACGGCTAG
- a CDS encoding bifunctional RNase H/acid phosphatase, whose amino-acid sequence MQLVVEADGGSRGNPGPAGYGAVVLDPVSGETLAERAEFIGVATNNVAEYKGLIAGLKAARELSLDARVRVRMDSKLVVEQMSGRWKIKHPDMKPLAAEAARILPASQVTYEWIPREMNKHADRLANEAMDAGKRGRQWSPSDSAAALDRGAARALATPPPSGPPGDQAAGAAAARAALAGANASGGARGSAGSGRAGAAVAPAAPAGLVTAARAAEADEALFGQGDPLAAAGQVTAAEADRDRDAARAAGAQVPGPSTGPEALAAGTTPGVGWAAPDLGTPATFVLLRHGETALTPEKRFSGSGGTDPELSPAGRRQAEAVATALAARGTIQAVVTSPLRRCRETAQAVADRLGLPVTVENGLRETDFGAWEGLTFAEVKDRYPADLQAWLDSPKAAPTGGGESFSQVTRRVSAARDRLLAAHAGRTVLLVSHVTPVKTLVRLALGAPPESLFRMELAAASLSAVAYYADGNASLRLLNDTSHLR is encoded by the coding sequence ATGCAGCTGGTGGTCGAGGCGGACGGCGGGTCCCGGGGCAACCCGGGCCCGGCCGGCTACGGCGCGGTGGTCCTGGACCCGGTGTCCGGTGAAACCCTCGCCGAACGGGCCGAGTTCATCGGCGTCGCGACGAACAACGTGGCCGAGTACAAGGGCCTGATCGCCGGACTCAAGGCGGCCCGGGAACTGTCCCTGGACGCCCGGGTCCGGGTCCGGATGGACTCCAAGCTCGTCGTGGAGCAGATGTCCGGCCGCTGGAAGATCAAGCACCCGGACATGAAGCCGCTCGCGGCCGAGGCCGCGCGGATCCTCCCGGCGTCCCAGGTGACGTACGAGTGGATCCCGCGGGAGATGAACAAGCACGCGGACCGGCTCGCCAACGAGGCGATGGACGCGGGCAAGCGCGGCAGGCAGTGGTCGCCGTCCGACTCGGCGGCGGCCCTGGACCGTGGCGCGGCCCGTGCGCTGGCCACCCCGCCGCCGTCCGGCCCGCCCGGTGACCAGGCCGCCGGCGCGGCGGCGGCCCGCGCGGCGCTGGCCGGCGCCAACGCCTCCGGCGGTGCCCGTGGTTCCGCCGGCTCCGGCCGTGCGGGGGCCGCTGTGGCTCCGGCCGCGCCGGCCGGCCTGGTCACGGCCGCGCGCGCGGCCGAAGCGGACGAGGCGTTGTTCGGGCAGGGCGACCCGCTGGCCGCCGCCGGCCAGGTCACGGCCGCGGAAGCGGACCGGGATCGGGATGCGGCCCGGGCGGCCGGGGCACAGGTGCCCGGGCCCTCGACCGGGCCCGAAGCCCTCGCGGCGGGCACCACGCCCGGCGTCGGCTGGGCTGCGCCCGATCTCGGGACGCCCGCCACCTTTGTGCTGCTCCGGCACGGCGAGACCGCGCTCACCCCGGAGAAGCGGTTCTCCGGCAGTGGCGGCACCGACCCCGAGCTGTCCCCGGCCGGCCGCCGCCAGGCCGAGGCCGTCGCCACGGCCCTGGCCGCCCGCGGCACCATCCAGGCCGTCGTCACCTCCCCGCTGCGCCGCTGCCGGGAGACCGCCCAGGCGGTCGCCGACCGGCTCGGCCTGCCGGTCACGGTCGAGAACGGGCTGCGCGAGACCGACTTCGGGGCCTGGGAGGGCCTGACCTTCGCCGAGGTCAAGGACCGCTACCCGGCGGACCTCCAGGCCTGGCTCGACTCCCCGAAGGCCGCCCCGACCGGCGGCGGCGAGAGCTTCAGCCAGGTCACCCGCCGGGTCTCGGCCGCCCGCGACCGGCTGCTGGCCGCCCATGCGGGCCGTACGGTCCTGCTGGTCAGCCATGTCACCCCGGTCAAGACCCTGGTCCGGCTGGCCCTCGGCGCCCCGCCGGAATCCCTGTTCCGGATGGAGCTGGCCGCGGCCTCCCTGTCCGCAGTGGCCTACTACGCCGACGGCAACGCCTCGCTGCGCCTGCTGAACGACACCTCCCACCTGCGATAG
- a CDS encoding MerR family transcriptional regulator → MRIGEIAALVGVTTRAIRHYHHVGLLPEPERRANGYRAYTVRDAVLLARVRRLTELGLSLDEVRDVLADDAGRELADVLDELDADLARQEAEIHERRRRLAVLLAAPPGEAEPVSPALAALFARAPETGSATARKDREHLELLDAAGGGEALYSLLGPLTEDPGVLALYERLDELHGAPADDPRIPALARDLVAAVPDEVFAAIPADGGTVAPGFKEALLAEYEPAQAEVVRRVMEAFMERGRG, encoded by the coding sequence ATGCGGATCGGAGAGATTGCCGCGCTCGTCGGGGTCACCACCCGGGCGATCCGGCACTACCACCACGTCGGACTGCTCCCGGAGCCGGAGCGCCGCGCCAACGGATACCGGGCCTATACGGTCCGGGACGCCGTGCTGCTGGCCCGGGTCCGGCGGCTGACCGAACTCGGGCTCAGCCTGGACGAGGTCCGGGACGTCCTCGCCGACGACGCCGGCCGCGAGCTGGCCGACGTACTGGACGAACTGGACGCGGACCTGGCCCGGCAGGAGGCGGAGATCCACGAGCGCCGGCGGCGGCTCGCGGTCCTGCTCGCCGCGCCGCCCGGCGAGGCGGAACCCGTCTCGCCGGCCCTGGCCGCGCTGTTCGCCCGGGCGCCGGAGACCGGCTCGGCGACGGCCCGCAAGGACCGGGAGCACCTGGAACTGCTGGACGCGGCGGGCGGCGGCGAGGCGCTCTACTCGCTCCTCGGCCCGCTGACCGAGGACCCCGGAGTGCTGGCCCTGTACGAGCGGCTGGACGAACTGCACGGTGCACCCGCCGACGACCCGCGCATCCCGGCCCTGGCCCGGGACCTGGTGGCGGCCGTACCGGACGAGGTGTTCGCGGCCATCCCGGCCGACGGCGGCACGGTGGCCCCGGGCTTCAAGGAGGCCCTGCTGGCCGAGTACGAACCCGCCCAGGCCGAGGTGGTCCGCAGGGTGATGGAGGCGTTCATGGAAAGGGGACGGGGATGA
- a CDS encoding zinc ribbon domain-containing protein produces the protein MNAEPADQIRLLDVQALDTRLSQLAHKRKSLPEHAELDSLTKDLTAQRDLLVAAQTEESDTAREQTKAEQDVDQVRQRAARDQQRLDSGAVTSPKDLENLQREVVSLAKRQGDLEDVVLEVMERRESAQERVAELTERVSALQAKTDDATARRDAATAELDAETASVTKDREIVVGAIPADLIALYEKIRAKQGGVGAAKLYQKRCLGCQLELDLSEINEVKAAARDKVVRHENCGRILVRTADSGI, from the coding sequence CTGAACGCCGAGCCCGCCGACCAGATCCGACTTCTCGACGTCCAGGCCCTGGACACCCGGCTGTCGCAGCTCGCCCACAAGCGCAAGTCGCTGCCCGAGCACGCCGAGCTAGACTCCCTCACCAAGGACCTCACGGCGCAGCGCGACCTGCTCGTCGCCGCGCAGACCGAGGAGAGCGACACCGCCCGCGAGCAGACCAAGGCGGAGCAGGACGTCGACCAGGTCCGCCAGCGGGCGGCCCGCGACCAGCAGCGCCTGGACTCCGGCGCGGTCACCTCGCCGAAGGACCTGGAGAACCTCCAGCGCGAGGTGGTCTCCCTTGCCAAGCGCCAGGGCGACCTGGAGGACGTGGTCCTGGAGGTCATGGAGCGCCGCGAGTCCGCGCAGGAGCGGGTCGCCGAACTCACCGAACGGGTCTCCGCCCTGCAGGCCAAGACCGACGACGCGACGGCCCGCCGGGACGCGGCCACCGCCGAACTCGACGCCGAGACCGCTTCGGTGACCAAGGACCGGGAGATCGTCGTCGGCGCCATCCCCGCCGACCTGATCGCCCTGTACGAGAAGATCCGCGCGAAGCAGGGCGGTGTGGGCGCCGCGAAGCTGTACCAGAAGCGCTGCCTGGGCTGCCAGCTGGAGCTGGACCTCTCCGAGATCAACGAGGTCAAGGCTGCGGCCCGCGACAAGGTCGTCCGGCACGAGAACTGCGGTCGCATCCTGGTCCGTACGGCCGACTCGGGCATCTGA
- a CDS encoding Zn-dependent alcohol dehydrogenase: MRAALQSEIGQDKLEVVDDMETVGFGPGKVKIRIKATGLCHSDLSAMNGVLPQPAPFIPGHEGSGVITDVGDGVTTHKEGDRVLVCWLPPCGHCPACKRNQGHLCLESFGNVATPNFRRSGGDIFGFAGTGTFAEEVVVPAGCAIPIPDDVPFDIAALIGCGVTTGLGAAINTAKVEAGSSVAVIGCGGVGISVIQGAKVQGAAQIIAVDPVASRREAALRFGATEAVAPEAFGDAKNRITAGEGFDCVFEVVGKSATAQTAYQMTRRGGTVCVVGAGALDDNFQINMFSLFFDEKRILPSMYGGGDVLRSYERTIALWRAGRIDLAGLITHRVQLAEINDALDQMRTGVALRTCIEL; the protein is encoded by the coding sequence GTGCGCGCAGCACTGCAGAGCGAGATCGGCCAGGACAAGCTCGAAGTCGTCGACGACATGGAGACCGTGGGCTTCGGCCCCGGCAAGGTGAAGATCCGGATCAAGGCGACCGGGTTGTGCCACTCCGACCTCTCCGCGATGAACGGCGTGCTGCCGCAGCCGGCCCCCTTCATCCCGGGCCACGAGGGCTCCGGGGTGATCACCGACGTGGGCGACGGGGTGACCACGCACAAGGAGGGCGACCGGGTCCTGGTGTGCTGGCTGCCGCCCTGCGGGCACTGTCCGGCCTGCAAGCGCAACCAGGGCCACCTGTGCCTGGAGAGCTTCGGCAATGTGGCCACCCCCAACTTCCGGCGGTCCGGCGGGGACATCTTCGGCTTCGCCGGCACCGGCACCTTCGCCGAGGAGGTGGTGGTCCCGGCCGGGTGCGCGATACCGATCCCGGACGACGTGCCCTTCGACATCGCCGCGCTGATCGGCTGCGGGGTCACCACCGGACTCGGTGCAGCCATCAACACGGCCAAGGTGGAGGCCGGTTCCTCGGTCGCCGTCATCGGCTGCGGCGGGGTCGGGATCTCCGTCATCCAGGGGGCCAAGGTGCAGGGTGCCGCCCAGATCATCGCGGTGGACCCGGTGGCGTCCCGGCGCGAGGCGGCCCTGCGGTTCGGCGCCACCGAGGCGGTCGCCCCGGAGGCCTTCGGCGACGCCAAGAACCGGATCACCGCCGGCGAGGGCTTCGACTGCGTCTTCGAGGTGGTCGGCAAGTCCGCCACGGCCCAGACCGCGTACCAGATGACCCGGCGCGGTGGCACGGTGTGCGTGGTCGGCGCGGGCGCGCTGGACGACAACTTCCAGATCAACATGTTCTCGCTGTTCTTCGACGAGAAGCGGATCCTGCCCTCCATGTACGGCGGCGGGGACGTGCTGCGGTCCTACGAGCGGACCATCGCGCTCTGGCGGGCCGGCCGTATCGACCTGGCCGGGCTGATCACCCACCGGGTGCAGCTCGCCGAGATCAACGACGCCCTGGACCAGATGCGGACCGGCGTGGCCCTGCGCACCTGCATCGAACTCTGA
- a CDS encoding SigE family RNA polymerase sigma factor, with amino-acid sequence MGGRKQALDEEFQGFVTSRWPRLMRTAYLLTGEQHAAEDLLQSSMEKVYASWRKVSQADDADAYVRRVLANTHARKFRRRLREDLAPPGVDEPSVTLADRPESGDRIAQADDRAALMRGLAALPLRQRQAVVLRYWEDLSETQAAAAMGCSVGAVKSNAAKGIAKLRAIPALVAVVGR; translated from the coding sequence ATGGGGGGACGGAAGCAAGCGCTGGACGAGGAATTCCAGGGCTTTGTGACGAGCAGGTGGCCGAGGCTGATGCGGACGGCGTACCTGCTGACGGGCGAGCAGCACGCAGCTGAGGACCTGCTGCAATCGTCGATGGAGAAGGTGTACGCGTCCTGGCGGAAGGTCAGCCAGGCGGACGACGCCGATGCGTACGTGCGGCGGGTGCTGGCCAATACGCATGCCAGGAAATTCCGCCGACGGCTCAGAGAGGACCTGGCGCCACCAGGTGTGGACGAACCGTCGGTCACCCTTGCCGACCGGCCGGAGAGCGGCGACCGGATCGCCCAGGCGGATGACCGTGCGGCACTGATGCGCGGCTTGGCGGCATTGCCGCTCAGGCAGCGGCAGGCGGTGGTGCTGCGGTACTGGGAGGACCTGAGCGAGACCCAGGCCGCCGCGGCGATGGGGTGTTCCGTGGGCGCGGTGAAGAGCAACGCGGCCAAAGGGATCGCCAAACTGCGGGCCATACCCGCGTTGGTGGCGGTGGTCGGCCGATGA
- a CDS encoding lipid-transfer protein, which yields MKSYIVGVGMTKFEKPESRDWQYWDMAREAGTAALADAGVPYDRVEQVPVGYCFQASTAGQRAAYELGLTGVPVYNVNNNCATGSTALMMARQFVEGGISDCVLALGFEKMKRGALGGGADGGDFKTSPVARHYGIMAAGHGFEMSPPTAQIFGNAAREHMDRYGTTAAQLAAVGEKNHRHSANNPNAQFQDVYSVAEILAAKEIHRPLTKLQCSPTSDGAAAALVVSERFLVEHGLHDKAVEIVAQAMTTDTPESFASGSCIDVVGKPMTAAAARAVYERSGLGIEDVDVIELHDCFSVNELLTYEALGMCEDGASGKLVESGATTYGGQWVVNPSGGLISKGHPLGATGLAQAAELVWQLRGTAGPRQVDGARVGLAHNIGLGGAAVVTMLRR from the coding sequence ATGAAGTCGTACATCGTGGGCGTCGGCATGACGAAGTTCGAGAAGCCGGAGTCGCGGGACTGGCAGTACTGGGACATGGCGAGGGAGGCGGGGACGGCGGCGCTCGCCGACGCGGGAGTGCCGTACGACCGGGTGGAGCAGGTCCCGGTCGGCTACTGCTTCCAGGCCTCCACGGCGGGTCAGCGGGCGGCGTACGAGCTGGGGCTGACCGGTGTGCCCGTCTACAACGTCAACAACAACTGCGCGACCGGATCGACGGCGCTGATGATGGCGCGGCAGTTCGTCGAGGGCGGGATCAGCGACTGCGTACTGGCGCTCGGCTTCGAGAAGATGAAGCGCGGGGCGCTGGGCGGGGGCGCCGACGGCGGTGACTTCAAGACCTCCCCGGTGGCCCGGCACTACGGGATCATGGCCGCCGGGCACGGCTTCGAGATGTCCCCGCCGACCGCGCAGATCTTCGGCAACGCGGCGCGCGAGCACATGGACCGGTACGGGACGACGGCGGCGCAGCTGGCGGCAGTGGGGGAGAAGAATCACCGCCACTCGGCAAACAACCCGAACGCGCAGTTCCAGGACGTGTACTCGGTGGCGGAGATCCTGGCGGCGAAGGAGATCCACCGGCCGCTGACCAAGCTCCAGTGCTCGCCGACCTCGGACGGGGCGGCGGCGGCCCTGGTGGTGTCGGAGCGGTTCCTCGTCGAGCACGGGCTGCACGACAAGGCCGTGGAGATCGTCGCCCAGGCGATGACCACGGACACGCCCGAGTCCTTCGCCTCCGGCTCCTGTATCGACGTGGTCGGCAAACCGATGACGGCCGCGGCGGCGCGGGCCGTGTACGAGCGGTCGGGGCTCGGCATCGAGGACGTGGACGTCATCGAGCTGCACGACTGCTTCTCGGTCAACGAACTGCTGACGTACGAGGCGCTGGGGATGTGCGAGGACGGCGCGTCGGGGAAGCTGGTCGAGTCGGGGGCCACGACGTACGGCGGGCAGTGGGTGGTCAACCCGTCCGGCGGGCTGATCTCGAAGGGCCACCCGCTGGGCGCGACCGGGCTGGCGCAGGCGGCGGAACTGGTCTGGCAACTGCGCGGGACGGCCGGCCCGCGCCAGGTGGACGGCGCCCGGGTGGGCCTGGCCCACAACATCGGCCTGGGCGGCGCGGCGGTGGTGACGATGCTGCGGCGGTGA
- a CDS encoding DNA-binding response regulator has product MPRDPRPAKSLRVLLIPPDPALAVLLGLQPDIEVVPSLLQRPQVALVDSVAAVGALAAEDPECRPLVVTGSAHPGLAEAALAAGAAGLVLRDGPVEDLAQALRAAATGETVIDPALEL; this is encoded by the coding sequence ATGCCCCGGGACCCCCGCCCCGCCAAGTCCCTGCGGGTCCTGCTGATCCCGCCCGACCCGGCCCTCGCCGTACTGCTCGGCCTCCAGCCGGACATCGAGGTGGTCCCCTCGCTGCTCCAGCGCCCGCAGGTCGCGCTGGTCGATTCGGTCGCCGCGGTCGGGGCCCTGGCCGCGGAGGACCCGGAGTGCCGGCCCCTGGTGGTGACGGGCTCGGCCCACCCGGGCCTGGCGGAGGCGGCCCTGGCCGCCGGCGCGGCGGGCCTGGTCCTCCGGGACGGCCCCGTGGAGGACCTGGCCCAAGCCCTCCGCGCCGCCGCGACGGGTGAAACCGTCATCGACCCCGCGCTGGAGCTCTGA